One part of the Equus asinus isolate D_3611 breed Donkey chromosome 6, EquAss-T2T_v2, whole genome shotgun sequence genome encodes these proteins:
- the RAB1A gene encoding ras-related protein Rab-1A, whose amino-acid sequence MSSMNPEYDYLFKLLLIGDSGVGKSCLLLRFADDTYTESYISTIGVDFKIRTIELDGKTIKLQIWDTAGQERFRTITSSYYRGAHGIIVVYDVTDQESFNNVKQWLQEIDRYASENVNKLLVGNKCDLTTKKVVDYTTAKEFADSLGIPFLETSAKNATNVEQSFMTMAAEIKKRMGPGATAGGAEKSNVKIQSTPVKQSGGGCC is encoded by the exons tgaTTATTTATTCAAGTTACTTCTGATTGGCGACTCTGGGGTTGGAAAGTCTTGCCTCCTTCTTAGGTTTGCA GATGATACATATACAGAAAGCTACATCAGCACAATTGgtgtggatttcaaaataagaactaTAGAGTTAGATGGGAAAACAATCAAGCTTCAGATA TGGGACACAGCAGGCCAAGAAAGATTTCGAACAATCACCTCCAGTTATTACAGAGGAGCCCATGGCATCATAGTTGTGTATGATGTGACAGATCAG GAGTCCTTCAATAATGTTAAACAGTGGCTGCAGGAAATAGATCGTTATGCCAGTGAAAACGTCAACAAGTTGTTGGTAGGGAACAAATGTGATCTGACCACAAAGAAGGTGGTAGACTACACGACAGCAAAG GAATTTGCTGATTCCCTTGGAATTCCATTTTTGGAAACCAGTGCTAAGAATGCAACGAATGTAGAACAGTCTTTCATGACCATGGCAGCTGAGATTAAAAAGCGAATGGGTCCTGGAGCAACAGCTGGCGGTGCAGAGAAGTCCAACGTTAAAATTCAGAGCACTCCGGTCAAGCAGTCAGGTGGAGGTTGCTGCTAA
- the CEP68 gene encoding centrosomal protein of 68 kDa isoform X3 produces MALGEEKAEVETSEDTKAPSYRRWSCREQEMEETRLSASEELPQTLTVPRATALCSGHDADTEEDLSPVESPRVLDLSQQPHISGFPFPSRWRSGVSPGAAAPQFSSCSGSASSPGSSLQGHQEKAEPRSCSLAKVSSLELVVPQSAPSVGRPGPRLQWSPQPVFSGGDAPGLGRRRLSFQAEYWACVLPDSLPPSPDRHSPLWNPNKEYEDLLDYTYPLRPGPQLLKHLDSHVLADPVLQDSGVDLDSFSVSPASTLKSPTDISHRCPPAQATALPFSGPREPDLKRWPSGIPQKQGGMGLASRRLLASTPRAPGSTDAPWESKEPALRGVRDWLPVGKHLEVGLPQLKTWDRGWPSPGPEREKGTSQSIRRRACMESGWKSEEEVESDDEYLALPTRLTQVSSLVSYLGSIPTVVTLPTGAPKGQSSLDVSDSDGPASLPSDSSQSQLPSRPARRGSRGPEGQNHCLLRSFVHARDSAVTGGLGSGQALGVSSGPLRTCSCLPAMLDRRAFSDPDADGQPPRRGGEQGKESLVQCVKTFCCQLEELIRWLYNVADVTNHLTPAKSNLTGLRSSLQLYRQFKKDIDEHQFLTESVLQKGEILLQCLLDNTPVLKDVLRRISKQPSELESHADHLYDTILASLDMLAGCNLIPDNMPVTHRSADVKGISLASSQAEM; encoded by the exons ATGGCCCTGggagaagaaaaggcagaggTAGAAACATCTGAGGACACAAAGGCCCCATCCTACAGGAGGTGGAGCTGCAGGGAGCAGGAG ATGGAGGAGACCAGGCTTTCTGCCTCAGAGGAGCTACCTCAGACCCTTACCGTTCCCAGAGCCACAGCCCTTTGCTCAGGACATGATGCTGACACCGAAGAGGACCTGTCCCCAGTTGAGTCACCCCGGGTGCTGGACCTCAGCCAACAGCCTCACATCTCAGGTTTCCCTTTCCCGTCAAGGTGGAGGTCTGGGGTGAGCCCAGGTGCTGCTGCTCCGCAGTTTTCCAGCTGCAGCGGCTCCGCCTCGTCCCCCGGCAGCAGTCTCCAGGGTCACCAAGAGAAGGCGGAACCTCGAAGTTGCTCCCTTGCCAAGGTCTCCTCCCTGGAGCTGGTCGTCCCCCAGTCAGCCCCCTCTGTGGGGCGGCCAGGGCCTCGGCTCCAGTGGTCGCCACAGCCTGTGTTCTCTGGGGGTGATGctcctgggctgggcaggaggcgCCTCTCCTTCCAGGCCGAGTACTGGGCCTGCGTGCTGCCAGattccctgcccccttcccccgACCGCCACTCTCCCCTCTGGAACCCGAATAAAGAGTATGAAGACCTCCTGGACTATACTTACCCACTGCGGCCCGGGCCTCAGCTCCTGAAGCACCTTGACAGCCATGTGCTGGCTGACCCTGTCCTGCAGGACTCAGGTGTAGACCTGGATAGCTTCTCTGTTTCCCCAGCAAGCACGCTGAAGTCACCCACTGATATCTCCCACAGGTGCCCACCAGCACAGGCCACTGCCCTGCCATTCTCAGGGCCCAGAGAGCCGGACCTTAAGCGGTGGCCCTCTGGAATACCCCAGAAGCAGGGTGGCATGGGGCTGGCGTCTCGTAGACTGCTTGCATCTAcccccagagccccaggcagTACAGATGCTCCTTGGGAGAGcaaagagccagccctgaggggTGTGAGGGACTGGCTGCCTGTGGGCAAGCACCTTGAGGTGGGCCTTCCCCAGCTGAAGACATGGGACAGAGGGTGGCCTTCACCCGggccagaaagagagaaagggaccaGCCAGAGTATCCGGCGCCGTGCCTGCATGGAGTCTGGATGGAAAtcagaggaggaggtggaaagtGACGACGAGTACCTTGCCCTGCCCACTCGGCTGACGCAGGTTTCTAGCTTGGTTTCTTATCTAGGTTCCATTCCTACTGTGGTGACCCTGCCCACCGGGGCTCCCAAAGGGCAGAGCTCCCTGGACGTGTCAGACAGTGATGGGCCAGCTTCCCTCCCATCGGACTCCAGCCAAAGCCAGCTTCCCTCCAGGCCTGCCCGCAGAGGGTCCAGGGGCCCTGAGGGCCAGAACCACTGTTTGCTGCGCTCCTTCGTCCATGCAAGGGACTCTGCAGTGACAGGCGGTCTGGGGAGTGGCCAGGCCCTGGGGGTCTCCTCTGGACCGCTGAGAACATGTTCCTGCTTGCCAGCTATGTTGGACCGGCGGGCATTCTCAGATCCAGATGCTGACGGGCAGCCTCCCCggagaggaggagagcagggaaaAGAATCACTCGTGCAGTGTGTGAAG ACATTTTGCTGTCAGCTAGAAGAGCTGATCCGCTGGCTGTATAACGTAGCAGACGTTACCAACCACTTGACTCCAGCCAAGTCCAATCTCACAGGTCTCAGGTCTTCTCTGCAGCTTTACCGG CAATTTAAGAAAGATATAGATGAACACCAGTTCCTGACGGAGAGTGTCTTACAGAAAGGAGAGATTCTTCTCCAGTGCCTGCTGGATAATACTCCAG TGTTAAAGGATGTCCTCAGGAGGATCTCGAAGCAGCCCAGTGAGCTAGAGAGCCACGCAGATCACCTGTATGACACTATTTTAGCCTCTCTGGACATGTTGGCTGGCTGCAACCTCATCCCTGACAACATGCCAGTGACACACAGGAGCGCCGACGTGAAGGGCATTAGCCTG gcATCTTCTCAGGCAGAGATGTAA
- the CEP68 gene encoding centrosomal protein of 68 kDa isoform X1 → MALGEEKAEVETSEDTKAPSYRRWSCREQEVGTPGPVSGEQLPRLEAEGGPASPVWRAEGLPVTACCGGASPGPSGAYQPQASDASWEPGGSKPVFGCLLPPTSMGTGDLSHSVGSQMEETRLSASEELPQTLTVPRATALCSGHDADTEEDLSPVESPRVLDLSQQPHISGFPFPSRWRSGVSPGAAAPQFSSCSGSASSPGSSLQGHQEKAEPRSCSLAKVSSLELVVPQSAPSVGRPGPRLQWSPQPVFSGGDAPGLGRRRLSFQAEYWACVLPDSLPPSPDRHSPLWNPNKEYEDLLDYTYPLRPGPQLLKHLDSHVLADPVLQDSGVDLDSFSVSPASTLKSPTDISHRCPPAQATALPFSGPREPDLKRWPSGIPQKQGGMGLASRRLLASTPRAPGSTDAPWESKEPALRGVRDWLPVGKHLEVGLPQLKTWDRGWPSPGPEREKGTSQSIRRRACMESGWKSEEEVESDDEYLALPTRLTQVSSLVSYLGSIPTVVTLPTGAPKGQSSLDVSDSDGPASLPSDSSQSQLPSRPARRGSRGPEGQNHCLLRSFVHARDSAVTGGLGSGQALGVSSGPLRTCSCLPAMLDRRAFSDPDADGQPPRRGGEQGKESLVQCVKTFCCQLEELIRWLYNVADVTNHLTPAKSNLTGLRSSLQLYRQFKKDIDEHQFLTESVLQKGEILLQCLLDNTPVLKDVLRRISKQPSELESHADHLYDTILASLDMLAGCNLIPDNMPVTHRSADVKGISLASSQAEM, encoded by the exons ATGGCCCTGggagaagaaaaggcagaggTAGAAACATCTGAGGACACAAAGGCCCCATCCTACAGGAGGTGGAGCTGCAGGGAGCAGGAGGTGGGCACCCCAGGGCCCGTGAGCGGGGAGCAGCTGCCACGCCTGGAAGCTGAGGGAGGGCCCGCCTCCCCTGTGTGGCGGGCAGAGGGGCTCCCTGTCACTGCCTGCTgcggtggggccagccctggtcccTCTGGAGCCTACCAGCCGCAGGCCAGTGACGCCAGCTGGGAGCCTGGTGGCTCCAAGCCTGTGTTCGGTTGCCTGCTTCCTCCTACCAGCATGGGGACTGGAGACCTTTCGCACTCCGTGGGAAGCCAG ATGGAGGAGACCAGGCTTTCTGCCTCAGAGGAGCTACCTCAGACCCTTACCGTTCCCAGAGCCACAGCCCTTTGCTCAGGACATGATGCTGACACCGAAGAGGACCTGTCCCCAGTTGAGTCACCCCGGGTGCTGGACCTCAGCCAACAGCCTCACATCTCAGGTTTCCCTTTCCCGTCAAGGTGGAGGTCTGGGGTGAGCCCAGGTGCTGCTGCTCCGCAGTTTTCCAGCTGCAGCGGCTCCGCCTCGTCCCCCGGCAGCAGTCTCCAGGGTCACCAAGAGAAGGCGGAACCTCGAAGTTGCTCCCTTGCCAAGGTCTCCTCCCTGGAGCTGGTCGTCCCCCAGTCAGCCCCCTCTGTGGGGCGGCCAGGGCCTCGGCTCCAGTGGTCGCCACAGCCTGTGTTCTCTGGGGGTGATGctcctgggctgggcaggaggcgCCTCTCCTTCCAGGCCGAGTACTGGGCCTGCGTGCTGCCAGattccctgcccccttcccccgACCGCCACTCTCCCCTCTGGAACCCGAATAAAGAGTATGAAGACCTCCTGGACTATACTTACCCACTGCGGCCCGGGCCTCAGCTCCTGAAGCACCTTGACAGCCATGTGCTGGCTGACCCTGTCCTGCAGGACTCAGGTGTAGACCTGGATAGCTTCTCTGTTTCCCCAGCAAGCACGCTGAAGTCACCCACTGATATCTCCCACAGGTGCCCACCAGCACAGGCCACTGCCCTGCCATTCTCAGGGCCCAGAGAGCCGGACCTTAAGCGGTGGCCCTCTGGAATACCCCAGAAGCAGGGTGGCATGGGGCTGGCGTCTCGTAGACTGCTTGCATCTAcccccagagccccaggcagTACAGATGCTCCTTGGGAGAGcaaagagccagccctgaggggTGTGAGGGACTGGCTGCCTGTGGGCAAGCACCTTGAGGTGGGCCTTCCCCAGCTGAAGACATGGGACAGAGGGTGGCCTTCACCCGggccagaaagagagaaagggaccaGCCAGAGTATCCGGCGCCGTGCCTGCATGGAGTCTGGATGGAAAtcagaggaggaggtggaaagtGACGACGAGTACCTTGCCCTGCCCACTCGGCTGACGCAGGTTTCTAGCTTGGTTTCTTATCTAGGTTCCATTCCTACTGTGGTGACCCTGCCCACCGGGGCTCCCAAAGGGCAGAGCTCCCTGGACGTGTCAGACAGTGATGGGCCAGCTTCCCTCCCATCGGACTCCAGCCAAAGCCAGCTTCCCTCCAGGCCTGCCCGCAGAGGGTCCAGGGGCCCTGAGGGCCAGAACCACTGTTTGCTGCGCTCCTTCGTCCATGCAAGGGACTCTGCAGTGACAGGCGGTCTGGGGAGTGGCCAGGCCCTGGGGGTCTCCTCTGGACCGCTGAGAACATGTTCCTGCTTGCCAGCTATGTTGGACCGGCGGGCATTCTCAGATCCAGATGCTGACGGGCAGCCTCCCCggagaggaggagagcagggaaaAGAATCACTCGTGCAGTGTGTGAAG ACATTTTGCTGTCAGCTAGAAGAGCTGATCCGCTGGCTGTATAACGTAGCAGACGTTACCAACCACTTGACTCCAGCCAAGTCCAATCTCACAGGTCTCAGGTCTTCTCTGCAGCTTTACCGG CAATTTAAGAAAGATATAGATGAACACCAGTTCCTGACGGAGAGTGTCTTACAGAAAGGAGAGATTCTTCTCCAGTGCCTGCTGGATAATACTCCAG TGTTAAAGGATGTCCTCAGGAGGATCTCGAAGCAGCCCAGTGAGCTAGAGAGCCACGCAGATCACCTGTATGACACTATTTTAGCCTCTCTGGACATGTTGGCTGGCTGCAACCTCATCCCTGACAACATGCCAGTGACACACAGGAGCGCCGACGTGAAGGGCATTAGCCTG gcATCTTCTCAGGCAGAGATGTAA
- the CEP68 gene encoding centrosomal protein of 68 kDa isoform X4 yields the protein MEETRLSASEELPQTLTVPRATALCSGHDADTEEDLSPVESPRVLDLSQQPHISGFPFPSRWRSGVSPGAAAPQFSSCSGSASSPGSSLQGHQEKAEPRSCSLAKVSSLELVVPQSAPSVGRPGPRLQWSPQPVFSGGDAPGLGRRRLSFQAEYWACVLPDSLPPSPDRHSPLWNPNKEYEDLLDYTYPLRPGPQLLKHLDSHVLADPVLQDSGVDLDSFSVSPASTLKSPTDISHRCPPAQATALPFSGPREPDLKRWPSGIPQKQGGMGLASRRLLASTPRAPGSTDAPWESKEPALRGVRDWLPVGKHLEVGLPQLKTWDRGWPSPGPEREKGTSQSIRRRACMESGWKSEEEVESDDEYLALPTRLTQVSSLVSYLGSIPTVVTLPTGAPKGQSSLDVSDSDGPASLPSDSSQSQLPSRPARRGSRGPEGQNHCLLRSFVHARDSAVTGGLGSGQALGVSSGPLRTCSCLPAMLDRRAFSDPDADGQPPRRGGEQGKESLVQCVKTFCCQLEELIRWLYNVADVTNHLTPAKSNLTGLRSSLQLYRQFKKDIDEHQFLTESVLQKGEILLQCLLDNTPVLKDVLRRISKQPSELESHADHLYDTILASLDMLAGCNLIPDNMPVTHRSADVKGISLASSQAEM from the exons ATGGAGGAGACCAGGCTTTCTGCCTCAGAGGAGCTACCTCAGACCCTTACCGTTCCCAGAGCCACAGCCCTTTGCTCAGGACATGATGCTGACACCGAAGAGGACCTGTCCCCAGTTGAGTCACCCCGGGTGCTGGACCTCAGCCAACAGCCTCACATCTCAGGTTTCCCTTTCCCGTCAAGGTGGAGGTCTGGGGTGAGCCCAGGTGCTGCTGCTCCGCAGTTTTCCAGCTGCAGCGGCTCCGCCTCGTCCCCCGGCAGCAGTCTCCAGGGTCACCAAGAGAAGGCGGAACCTCGAAGTTGCTCCCTTGCCAAGGTCTCCTCCCTGGAGCTGGTCGTCCCCCAGTCAGCCCCCTCTGTGGGGCGGCCAGGGCCTCGGCTCCAGTGGTCGCCACAGCCTGTGTTCTCTGGGGGTGATGctcctgggctgggcaggaggcgCCTCTCCTTCCAGGCCGAGTACTGGGCCTGCGTGCTGCCAGattccctgcccccttcccccgACCGCCACTCTCCCCTCTGGAACCCGAATAAAGAGTATGAAGACCTCCTGGACTATACTTACCCACTGCGGCCCGGGCCTCAGCTCCTGAAGCACCTTGACAGCCATGTGCTGGCTGACCCTGTCCTGCAGGACTCAGGTGTAGACCTGGATAGCTTCTCTGTTTCCCCAGCAAGCACGCTGAAGTCACCCACTGATATCTCCCACAGGTGCCCACCAGCACAGGCCACTGCCCTGCCATTCTCAGGGCCCAGAGAGCCGGACCTTAAGCGGTGGCCCTCTGGAATACCCCAGAAGCAGGGTGGCATGGGGCTGGCGTCTCGTAGACTGCTTGCATCTAcccccagagccccaggcagTACAGATGCTCCTTGGGAGAGcaaagagccagccctgaggggTGTGAGGGACTGGCTGCCTGTGGGCAAGCACCTTGAGGTGGGCCTTCCCCAGCTGAAGACATGGGACAGAGGGTGGCCTTCACCCGggccagaaagagagaaagggaccaGCCAGAGTATCCGGCGCCGTGCCTGCATGGAGTCTGGATGGAAAtcagaggaggaggtggaaagtGACGACGAGTACCTTGCCCTGCCCACTCGGCTGACGCAGGTTTCTAGCTTGGTTTCTTATCTAGGTTCCATTCCTACTGTGGTGACCCTGCCCACCGGGGCTCCCAAAGGGCAGAGCTCCCTGGACGTGTCAGACAGTGATGGGCCAGCTTCCCTCCCATCGGACTCCAGCCAAAGCCAGCTTCCCTCCAGGCCTGCCCGCAGAGGGTCCAGGGGCCCTGAGGGCCAGAACCACTGTTTGCTGCGCTCCTTCGTCCATGCAAGGGACTCTGCAGTGACAGGCGGTCTGGGGAGTGGCCAGGCCCTGGGGGTCTCCTCTGGACCGCTGAGAACATGTTCCTGCTTGCCAGCTATGTTGGACCGGCGGGCATTCTCAGATCCAGATGCTGACGGGCAGCCTCCCCggagaggaggagagcagggaaaAGAATCACTCGTGCAGTGTGTGAAG ACATTTTGCTGTCAGCTAGAAGAGCTGATCCGCTGGCTGTATAACGTAGCAGACGTTACCAACCACTTGACTCCAGCCAAGTCCAATCTCACAGGTCTCAGGTCTTCTCTGCAGCTTTACCGG CAATTTAAGAAAGATATAGATGAACACCAGTTCCTGACGGAGAGTGTCTTACAGAAAGGAGAGATTCTTCTCCAGTGCCTGCTGGATAATACTCCAG TGTTAAAGGATGTCCTCAGGAGGATCTCGAAGCAGCCCAGTGAGCTAGAGAGCCACGCAGATCACCTGTATGACACTATTTTAGCCTCTCTGGACATGTTGGCTGGCTGCAACCTCATCCCTGACAACATGCCAGTGACACACAGGAGCGCCGACGTGAAGGGCATTAGCCTG gcATCTTCTCAGGCAGAGATGTAA
- the CEP68 gene encoding centrosomal protein of 68 kDa isoform X2, producing the protein MALGEEKAEVETSEDTKAPSYRRWSCREQEVGTPGPVSGEQLPRLEAEGGPASPVWRAEGLPVTACCGGASPGPSGAYQPQASDASWEPGGSKPVFGCLLPPTSMGTGDLSHSVGSQMEETRLSASEELPQTLTVPRATALCSGHDADTEEDLSPVESPRVLDLSQQPHISGFPFPSRWRSGVSPGAAAPQFSSCSGSASSPGSSLQGHQEKAEPRSCSLAKVSSLELVVPQSAPSVGRPGPRLQWSPQPVFSGGDAPGLGRRRLSFQAEYWACVLPDSLPPSPDRHSPLWNPNKEYEDLLDYTYPLRPGPQLLKHLDSHVLADPVLQDSGVDLDSFSVSPASTLKSPTDISHRCPPAQATALPFSGPREPDLKRWPSGIPQKQGGMGLASRRLLASTPRAPGSTDAPWESKEPALRGVRDWLPVGKHLEVGLPQLKTWDRGWPSPGPEREKGTSQSIRRRACMESGWKSEEEVESDDEYLALPTRLTQVSSLVSYLGSIPTVVTLPTGAPKGQSSLDVSDSDGPASLPSDSSQSQLPSRPARRGSRGPEGQNHCLLRSFVHARDSAVTGGLGSGQALGVSSGPLRTCSCLPAMLDRRAFSDPDADGQPPRRGGEQGKESLVQCVKTFCCQLEELIRWLYNVADVTNHLTPAKSNLTGLRSSLQLYRQFKKDIDEHQFLTESVLQKGEILLQCLLDNTPGFFVARTCPVHCLMVSSIPGLYPLDASSTSSPVVTTQNISRCCQMPPWKKNHGVENCPRG; encoded by the exons ATGGCCCTGggagaagaaaaggcagaggTAGAAACATCTGAGGACACAAAGGCCCCATCCTACAGGAGGTGGAGCTGCAGGGAGCAGGAGGTGGGCACCCCAGGGCCCGTGAGCGGGGAGCAGCTGCCACGCCTGGAAGCTGAGGGAGGGCCCGCCTCCCCTGTGTGGCGGGCAGAGGGGCTCCCTGTCACTGCCTGCTgcggtggggccagccctggtcccTCTGGAGCCTACCAGCCGCAGGCCAGTGACGCCAGCTGGGAGCCTGGTGGCTCCAAGCCTGTGTTCGGTTGCCTGCTTCCTCCTACCAGCATGGGGACTGGAGACCTTTCGCACTCCGTGGGAAGCCAG ATGGAGGAGACCAGGCTTTCTGCCTCAGAGGAGCTACCTCAGACCCTTACCGTTCCCAGAGCCACAGCCCTTTGCTCAGGACATGATGCTGACACCGAAGAGGACCTGTCCCCAGTTGAGTCACCCCGGGTGCTGGACCTCAGCCAACAGCCTCACATCTCAGGTTTCCCTTTCCCGTCAAGGTGGAGGTCTGGGGTGAGCCCAGGTGCTGCTGCTCCGCAGTTTTCCAGCTGCAGCGGCTCCGCCTCGTCCCCCGGCAGCAGTCTCCAGGGTCACCAAGAGAAGGCGGAACCTCGAAGTTGCTCCCTTGCCAAGGTCTCCTCCCTGGAGCTGGTCGTCCCCCAGTCAGCCCCCTCTGTGGGGCGGCCAGGGCCTCGGCTCCAGTGGTCGCCACAGCCTGTGTTCTCTGGGGGTGATGctcctgggctgggcaggaggcgCCTCTCCTTCCAGGCCGAGTACTGGGCCTGCGTGCTGCCAGattccctgcccccttcccccgACCGCCACTCTCCCCTCTGGAACCCGAATAAAGAGTATGAAGACCTCCTGGACTATACTTACCCACTGCGGCCCGGGCCTCAGCTCCTGAAGCACCTTGACAGCCATGTGCTGGCTGACCCTGTCCTGCAGGACTCAGGTGTAGACCTGGATAGCTTCTCTGTTTCCCCAGCAAGCACGCTGAAGTCACCCACTGATATCTCCCACAGGTGCCCACCAGCACAGGCCACTGCCCTGCCATTCTCAGGGCCCAGAGAGCCGGACCTTAAGCGGTGGCCCTCTGGAATACCCCAGAAGCAGGGTGGCATGGGGCTGGCGTCTCGTAGACTGCTTGCATCTAcccccagagccccaggcagTACAGATGCTCCTTGGGAGAGcaaagagccagccctgaggggTGTGAGGGACTGGCTGCCTGTGGGCAAGCACCTTGAGGTGGGCCTTCCCCAGCTGAAGACATGGGACAGAGGGTGGCCTTCACCCGggccagaaagagagaaagggaccaGCCAGAGTATCCGGCGCCGTGCCTGCATGGAGTCTGGATGGAAAtcagaggaggaggtggaaagtGACGACGAGTACCTTGCCCTGCCCACTCGGCTGACGCAGGTTTCTAGCTTGGTTTCTTATCTAGGTTCCATTCCTACTGTGGTGACCCTGCCCACCGGGGCTCCCAAAGGGCAGAGCTCCCTGGACGTGTCAGACAGTGATGGGCCAGCTTCCCTCCCATCGGACTCCAGCCAAAGCCAGCTTCCCTCCAGGCCTGCCCGCAGAGGGTCCAGGGGCCCTGAGGGCCAGAACCACTGTTTGCTGCGCTCCTTCGTCCATGCAAGGGACTCTGCAGTGACAGGCGGTCTGGGGAGTGGCCAGGCCCTGGGGGTCTCCTCTGGACCGCTGAGAACATGTTCCTGCTTGCCAGCTATGTTGGACCGGCGGGCATTCTCAGATCCAGATGCTGACGGGCAGCCTCCCCggagaggaggagagcagggaaaAGAATCACTCGTGCAGTGTGTGAAG ACATTTTGCTGTCAGCTAGAAGAGCTGATCCGCTGGCTGTATAACGTAGCAGACGTTACCAACCACTTGACTCCAGCCAAGTCCAATCTCACAGGTCTCAGGTCTTCTCTGCAGCTTTACCGG CAATTTAAGAAAGATATAGATGAACACCAGTTCCTGACGGAGAGTGTCTTACAGAAAGGAGAGATTCTTCTCCAGTGCCTGCTGGATAATACTCCAG GATTCTTTGTTGCGAGGACTTGTCCTGTGCATTGCTTGATGGTcagtagcatccctggcctctacccattagatgccagcagcacctcctctccagttgtgacaacccagAATATCTCCAGATGTTGCCAGATGCCCCCTTGGAAGAAGAATCACGGGGTTGAGAACTGCCCTCGGGGATAG